A portion of the Bacteroidales bacterium genome contains these proteins:
- a CDS encoding response regulator, giving the protein MEKKKKILIVDDDIDVITVLETILFKNGYEVHSAMNKVEGIEKLRSVQPDLAILDVMMTTQFEGFELAQQMLNSKEFSHIPFLIQSSIDILMTNKPSIQEMAREFRKDPNFKDLQVILVKNIEDGSAGIDYKGEDGVSHWFPVRGFIRKPVDAHKILPEIEKHIK; this is encoded by the coding sequence ATGGAAAAAAAGAAAAAAATTTTGATTGTTGATGATGACATTGATGTGATCACAGTGCTGGAGACGATTTTATTCAAAAACGGTTACGAAGTGCATTCGGCAATGAACAAAGTCGAAGGCATTGAGAAATTGCGGAGCGTCCAACCTGACCTGGCTATCCTTGATGTGATGATGACCACCCAGTTTGAAGGATTTGAACTTGCTCAACAAATGCTCAACAGCAAGGAGTTCAGCCATATTCCATTCCTGATTCAATCGTCAATTGACATCCTGATGACAAATAAGCCAAGCATCCAGGAGATGGCCCGCGAGTTCAGAAAAGATCCGAACTTCAAGGATCTTCAGGTAATCCTGGTAAAAAATATCGAAGATGGGTCAGCAGGGATTGATTACAAAGGTGAAGATGGGGTTTCGCATTGGTTTCCGGTGCGTGGTTTTATCAGAAAACCGGTGGATGCTCATAAAATCCTCCCTGAGATCGAAAAACATATCAAATAG
- a CDS encoding lipoate--protein ligase, whose translation MLLIQRNQTDPYFNLAAEEYVLKSFTEDIFMLWRNHPSIIIGKHQNTLAEINLDFVRENNIPVVRRISGGGTVFHDLGNLNFTFIRNGDHEKLVNFRQFTDPIIEVLQSLGLDAKFEGRNDITVNGRKVSGNAEHVYKNRVLHHGTLLFSSKLTDLSDALKVSPAKFLDKAVKSVRSRVTNISEHLTSKMDVMDFKTLIHDHITGKYADVRVIDFSDQDIIAIDALVKGKYNTWSWNFGYSPQYTFRKMLKANGGSLEFLLDVQNGIIQQAKIYGDYFGVRDTVEIEQLLINEPHLPERLREVFSPVNLDLYFSNVDLEEFMSGLF comes from the coding sequence ATGCTCCTTATCCAGCGCAATCAAACCGATCCTTACTTCAACCTCGCAGCCGAGGAGTATGTCCTGAAGTCATTTACTGAGGATATTTTTATGTTATGGCGCAATCATCCATCAATCATAATAGGTAAGCATCAAAATACATTGGCTGAGATTAACCTGGATTTCGTCAGAGAAAACAACATTCCGGTAGTGCGCAGGATTTCCGGTGGAGGAACAGTTTTTCATGACCTGGGCAACCTCAATTTTACATTTATCCGCAATGGTGATCATGAAAAGCTGGTCAATTTCAGGCAGTTTACCGATCCAATCATTGAAGTTCTGCAATCACTCGGACTTGATGCTAAGTTTGAGGGCCGAAATGACATCACCGTTAATGGCAGAAAGGTTTCTGGCAATGCCGAGCATGTTTACAAAAACCGCGTGCTACACCATGGTACCTTGTTGTTTTCGTCCAAGTTAACTGACCTTTCGGATGCCTTAAAAGTGAGCCCGGCAAAGTTTCTGGATAAAGCAGTGAAATCGGTCCGAAGCAGGGTTACAAACATCAGCGAACACCTGACTTCAAAGATGGATGTGATGGATTTTAAAACACTCATCCATGATCATATCACAGGCAAATACGCTGATGTAAGGGTTATAGATTTCTCTGATCAGGACATCATTGCAATCGATGCATTGGTGAAAGGAAAATACAACACCTGGTCATGGAATTTTGGGTATTCCCCTCAATACACTTTCAGGAAAATGCTCAAAGCCAATGGGGGAAGCCTCGAGTTCTTGCTCGATGTTCAAAACGGTATTATTCAACAGGCAAAGATTTATGGAGATTATTTTGGGGTGCGGGATACCGTAGAAATTGAACAATTATTGATTAACGAGCCGCATCTTCCCGAAAGGCTCAGGGAGGTTTTTAGCCCGGTCAACCTTGATCTCTATTTCAGCAATGTTGATCTGGAAGAATTCATGTCAGGATTATTTTAA
- the rimM gene encoding 16S rRNA processing protein RimM, with product MQKEDFFLLGKITKFNKKSGDVTILAVTDSPETYINSGVLFLEIDGGLVPFFVRDLKLKGQDGFQVLFEDYDFPEKAQHLVGLSVFLPSEQLTELASDQFYFHEILEFMVIDVKIGELGPINQVLEAPEQNLLQVFYHKKEVLIPLVDDFIVRINKRKKQLFMDLPDGLIDL from the coding sequence ATGCAAAAAGAAGATTTTTTCTTACTTGGTAAAATCACAAAGTTCAACAAAAAATCTGGTGATGTAACCATCTTAGCGGTTACCGATTCCCCGGAAACTTACATCAATTCTGGAGTGTTGTTCCTCGAAATCGATGGCGGATTAGTACCTTTTTTTGTTCGGGATTTAAAGTTGAAAGGTCAGGATGGCTTTCAGGTTCTGTTTGAAGACTATGATTTTCCGGAGAAGGCACAACATCTTGTTGGACTGAGCGTATTTCTACCGTCGGAACAGTTGACGGAACTTGCTTCGGATCAATTTTACTTTCATGAAATTTTGGAATTTATGGTCATCGATGTCAAGATAGGAGAGTTAGGTCCAATCAACCAGGTACTTGAAGCGCCAGAGCAGAACTTGCTGCAGGTTTTTTATCACAAAAAGGAAGTTCTTATTCCCCTCGTTGACGATTTTATCGTTCGTATTAACAAGCGCAAAAAGCAGCTTTTTATGGATCTGCCCGACGGATTAATTGATCTTTAA
- a CDS encoding DUF1338 domain-containing protein encodes MTKEVIFEKLWDIYARQNPSVQRIHDLFVQAGEVVYNDHIAFRTFNDPRINIEVLAKPFIKAGYEEKGQYVFEAKKLFAKHYEHKSDSKAPRVFISELKVEEFSDYLQETIKAAIDMIPADMLNSDELIYAGNLWGSPSYETYEQLRQESEYAGWLYVYGFCANHFTVSVNGLGTLHSVEKVNSFLKKNGFQINDSGGEVKGTPAELLEQSSIKSEMIPVDFEEGSFEIPGCYYEFARRYPDANGELYSGFIAKSADKIFESTDFYNKG; translated from the coding sequence ATGACTAAAGAAGTAATTTTTGAAAAACTATGGGATATTTACGCCAGGCAAAATCCTTCCGTGCAGCGGATTCACGATTTGTTTGTCCAGGCAGGTGAAGTAGTTTATAACGATCATATTGCTTTCAGGACGTTCAATGATCCGCGAATAAATATCGAAGTGTTGGCAAAACCTTTCATTAAAGCCGGTTATGAAGAAAAAGGGCAATATGTTTTTGAAGCCAAGAAACTTTTTGCAAAACATTATGAACACAAATCAGACTCAAAGGCTCCACGCGTGTTTATCAGCGAGCTGAAAGTTGAAGAGTTCAGCGATTACTTGCAGGAAACCATTAAGGCAGCTATTGATATGATACCTGCTGATATGTTAAATTCTGACGAACTGATATACGCCGGTAACCTATGGGGCTCGCCATCCTATGAGACATATGAGCAGTTGCGTCAGGAATCTGAATATGCCGGCTGGCTTTATGTGTATGGCTTTTGCGCCAATCATTTCACGGTGAGTGTTAATGGGCTTGGAACTCTACATTCAGTGGAAAAAGTGAATAGTTTCCTGAAGAAAAACGGTTTTCAGATCAACGATTCTGGTGGTGAGGTCAAAGGAACACCGGCGGAATTATTAGAACAGTCGAGTATCAAATCGGAGATGATACCTGTTGATTTTGAAGAAGGATCATTCGAAATTCCTGGTTGTTATTACGAATTTGCCCGGCGTTATCCCGACGCAAATGGTGAACTTTACTCAGGTTTCATTGCCAAGTCAGCGGATAAGATTTTCGAAAGTACCGATTTCTATAATAAAGGTTAA
- a CDS encoding methyltransferase: MERFRFKQFSVSHHRSAMKVGTDAVLLGTLAPVRQNCEKILDVGTGCGIIALMLAQRSSSRVDAIDIDAPSVAEARENFRQSPWSSRLNAINVSFQHFAGNIESSYDLIVSNPPFFQNSLLPVNERLSLAKHNHQLDFKSFIGSSDKLLTPRGLIAIILPVYEADQFLERAVSMNFYLMHCYSIIPVTDKNPNRKVMLFSREKPENQVFSEITLRMHSGEFSKEYRQLTTDFHPDEYFC, from the coding sequence ATGGAAAGGTTCAGATTTAAACAATTCAGTGTTTCACATCATCGGTCTGCAATGAAAGTTGGTACTGATGCAGTATTGTTGGGAACATTGGCGCCTGTTCGCCAAAATTGTGAAAAAATACTCGATGTAGGAACAGGCTGCGGAATCATTGCACTAATGCTCGCACAACGATCATCTTCACGTGTTGATGCAATTGATATTGATGCACCATCAGTAGCCGAAGCCAGAGAAAATTTCAGGCAGTCTCCCTGGAGTAGCAGGCTCAATGCCATCAATGTATCTTTTCAGCATTTTGCTGGTAATATTGAAAGCAGTTACGACCTGATTGTAAGCAATCCACCCTTTTTTCAGAATAGCCTGTTACCTGTGAATGAACGACTAAGTCTGGCAAAACATAACCATCAGCTGGACTTTAAAAGCTTTATCGGATCATCGGATAAACTTTTAACCCCCCGGGGGCTGATCGCTATCATTTTGCCGGTGTACGAAGCTGATCAATTTCTTGAACGGGCTGTTTCGATGAATTTTTACCTGATGCACTGTTACTCGATTATCCCTGTTACAGATAAAAATCCTAACAGGAAAGTGATGCTATTTTCAAGAGAAAAACCTGAAAATCAAGTTTTCAGTGAGATTACTTTAAGAATGCATTCAGGGGAATTTTCTAAAGAGTACCGGCAGCTTACAACTGATTTTCATCCGGATGAATATTTCTGTTGA
- a CDS encoding 30S ribosomal protein S16, producing MPTKIRLQRHGKKGRPFYHIVIADGRAPRDGRFTERIGTYNPVANPAEINLDFDKALYWLQVGAQPTDTVRALLSMRGVIYKNHLLKGVAKGAFSADEAEVKFQEWMDAKQQRLLNSIKEAENKKRTDLKKAHEEEVKIKEERAAEIAKKRADEIEKQVRAAQEKKAAKEQAAMAENADAATDAEE from the coding sequence ATGCCAACAAAAATCAGATTGCAGAGACATGGTAAAAAGGGGCGTCCCTTCTACCATATTGTTATTGCGGATGGTCGGGCACCACGTGACGGAAGATTTACCGAAAGGATTGGTACTTACAACCCGGTTGCAAATCCGGCAGAGATCAACCTTGACTTCGACAAAGCCTTGTATTGGCTCCAGGTCGGCGCTCAACCTACTGACACAGTCCGCGCACTCCTTTCGATGAGGGGTGTTATTTACAAAAATCACCTGCTGAAGGGGGTTGCAAAAGGGGCTTTTTCAGCCGATGAAGCCGAAGTGAAATTTCAGGAGTGGATGGATGCCAAGCAACAAAGATTGCTCAATTCAATCAAAGAAGCTGAAAACAAGAAACGTACAGATTTGAAGAAAGCCCACGAAGAAGAGGTAAAAATCAAGGAAGAACGCGCTGCTGAAATCGCTAAAAAACGTGCTGACGAAATCGAAAAACAGGTTAGAGCCGCACAGGAAAAGAAAGCAGCCAAAGAACAAGCTGCAATGGCTGAGAATGCTGATGCAGCAACGGATGCAGAAGAATAA
- the truA gene encoding tRNA pseudouridine(38-40) synthase TruA encodes MMRYFIELAYDGSAYHGWQAQPGSRSVQEQVELGLKYKAGLPGRITGCGRTDAGVHARQFYAHFDLEIELDVAGLDDVVKELNNFLNKDIVINRIFTVNTGAHARFDAVSRTYTYHIAVSKNPFNRLYVWYWYVRPDLNLMNEAASILLDYYDFTSFSKLHTDVKTNTCRITHAQWTEQDNTITFSITADRFLRNMVRAIVGTLIDVGRGKISIDGFKKIVESKNRQNAGISVPANALFLDRVEYDWSKIL; translated from the coding sequence TTGATGCGATATTTTATCGAACTTGCTTACGATGGCTCGGCATATCATGGATGGCAGGCTCAGCCCGGATCGCGGTCTGTACAGGAACAGGTGGAGCTTGGACTAAAGTATAAAGCAGGACTTCCAGGCCGGATTACAGGGTGTGGCCGAACGGATGCCGGTGTGCATGCAAGGCAGTTTTATGCACATTTTGATTTAGAGATTGAATTGGATGTCGCTGGTCTTGATGATGTAGTTAAAGAGTTGAATAATTTTTTGAACAAAGACATTGTTATCAACCGGATTTTTACCGTTAATACTGGCGCACATGCACGTTTTGATGCCGTTTCAAGAACGTACACCTACCATATTGCTGTTTCAAAAAATCCTTTTAACAGGCTTTATGTCTGGTACTGGTACGTCAGACCTGATCTCAATTTGATGAACGAAGCCGCTTCAATCCTTCTGGATTATTATGATTTTACCAGTTTTTCTAAGTTGCACACCGATGTAAAAACCAATACCTGCAGGATTACGCATGCTCAATGGACTGAACAGGATAACACAATTACTTTTTCGATCACAGCTGACCGCTTTCTGCGCAACATGGTTCGCGCAATTGTGGGTACATTAATCGATGTTGGTCGTGGAAAAATATCCATTGACGGATTCAAAAAAATTGTCGAAAGTAAAAACCGTCAAAATGCCGGCATTTCTGTACCGGCAAATGCTCTATTTCTCGATCGGGTTGAGTATGACTGGTCCAAAATTTTGTAA